Proteins from one Ahaetulla prasina isolate Xishuangbanna chromosome 2, ASM2864084v1, whole genome shotgun sequence genomic window:
- the LRRC70 gene encoding leucine-rich repeat-containing protein 70, protein MYQLHHFESFRHIFNCLLLMMIQKNIFCCPSVCQQCIGRQVDCRNSSLSFIPNNFSQNTLYLYLSGNNISHVNPNALISLQQLVVLHLDNSGIVYVYPNIFAELKKLWYLQLNNNHIKYLYPGTFEGLSNLHSLYLQNNEIDFVSEGLFGNLTSVHYLMLQNNHLRILGSRIFFGMINLRILNLANNKISQISDRAFQHLYNLTGLHLEGNNLTCVPSTAFLLLRKLQKLSLSQNPVGSIPPFAFKGLSKLEYLFLKSAKINTINPNGFSGLVNLKKLVLSDNNLVKISSHTFSLLDRLKFLHLDRNKIIDISGNTFEGIGSSLKILDLSFNNLTFLQPIVFKPLISLTHLQANYNSWDCSCKLHRLMNWLAASSISVKLLCQSPSSLHGRYMNYASLHLFNNCFNSTSLEIFKNSKAAGIQQSFTTSLMAQNMYLTRNTVKEQLNFNANAVTSLIKASYTPAYQNLNEENSSRKSKQEQIATQKIPANLTTKENKVLSPEAVSVSFKTPLICSQQVEKLKQAFDILLIFFIFACAMIFFLFYKIIKLKQKYNVQKNSDNAIEYYGFYQAGSYNVTVSQNPLGSSELDPVELSKSTALENQAQVILFEHSTL, encoded by the coding sequence ATTTCGACATATTTTCAATTGTCTTCTGCTGATGATGATCCAAAAGAATATATTTTGTTGTCCATCAGTTTGCCAGCAGTGTATAGGCAGACAAGTTGACTGTCGTAATTCAAGTCTTTCTTTTATTCCAAACAATTTTTCACAGAATACTTTATATCTGTACTTAAGTGGCAACAATATATCACATGTAAATCCCAATGCACTGATAAGCCTCCAGCAGCTTGTTGTACTACACTTGGACAATTCTGGCATTGTATACgtatatccaaatatatttgcTGAATTGAAAAAATTATGGTACCTACAGCTGAATAAtaatcatataaaatatttgtatccTGGAACATTTGAAGGACTTTCAAATCTTCATTCTTTATATCTTCAGAATAATGAGATTGACTTTGTTTCCGAAGGATTATTTGGTAACCTCACTTCCGTTCATTATCTAATGCTGCAAAACAATCACCTCAGAATCCTTGGTAGCCGCATTTTCTTTGGCATGATTAATCTTCGAATTCTGAACCTAGCAAACAATAAGATTTCACAAATATCAGACAGAGCATTCCAGCACCTTTATAATCTTACAGGCTTGCACCTCGAAGGAAATAATTTAACATGTGTGCCATCCACAGCATTTCTACTACTTAGGAAACTTCAAAAACTTTCATTGTCACAAAACCCTGTTGGGTCAATTCCTCCTTTTGCATTTAAAGGACTTAGCAAGCTTgaatatctatttttaaaaagtgcaaaaatAAACACTATTAATCCAAATGGATTTTCAGGGCTAGTCAATCTTAAAAAGCTAGTTTTGAGTGATAATAATTTAGTAAAAATCAGTTCCCATACTTTCTCATTGTTGGATCGTTTGAAGTTTTTGCATCTTGACAGAAACAAAATAATTGATATTTCAGGTAATACTTTTGAAGGAATAGGATCGTCTTTGAAAATACTTGATCTATCTTTCAATAATCTTACATTTTTACAGCCAATAGTATTCAAGCCTTTGATTTCTTTAACTCACTTACAGGCAAATTACAATTCTTGGGATTGTAGCTGTAAATTACACAGATTGATGAATTGGCTAGCTGCTTCTTCTATATCCGTGAAACTCCTTTGCCAAAGTCCTTCCAGTCTGCATGGAAGGTATATGAATTATGCTAGTTTGCATTTGTTCAACAATTGTTTCAACAGTACAAGCCTTGAAATTTTCAAGAACAGTAAAGCTGCAGGAATCCAGCAGAGCTTTACTACTTCATTAATGGCACAGAATATGTACCTCACAAGGAATACAGTTAAAGAACAGTTGAACTTTAATGCAAATGCAGTTACATCATTGATAAAAGCATCTTATACACCTGCTTATCAAAATCTCAATGAAGAAAATTCTAGTAGGAAGTCAAAACAAGAACAAATAGCAACACAGAAGATACCTGCTAATTTGACGACGAAAGAAAATAAAGTATTATCTCCGGAAGCTGTTTCTGTATCATTTAAAACACCACTAATTTGTTCACAGCAGGTagagaaactaaagcaggctttTGACATTTTATTAATCTTTTTCATTTTTGCCTGTGCTAtgatcttctttttattttacaaaatcattAAATTGAAACAGAAGTACAATGTGCAAAAGAACTCTGACAATGCAATAGAATACTATGGCTTTTATCAGGCTGGTAGTTACAATGTTACCGTATCTCAGAACCCATTGGGAAGTTCTGAATTGGATCCTGTTGAACTTTCTAAATCAACGGCCCTTGAAAACCAAGCACAGGTTATCTTATTTGAACATTCAACACTGTAA